In Thermodesulfobacteriota bacterium, the genomic window TGCCACCGGCCGGACCCCCGGGTGCAGGTGCTGGTCGCGCCGTCGTTTGTGGGTCTGTCGCCTTTGTGGCAGGCGCTCCAGGAGGAGCCGATCCCCCATCTGTCCCTGGCGGTGCAGGACCTGTCGCCCTTTCCCCTCGGGGCTTACACCGGCGCGGTGGCAGCGGCCCTGGTCCGGGGGCTGGCGACCCACGCCATGGTCGGCCACAGCGAGCGGCGGCGCCATTTCCATGAGACCCCGCAGGAGATCGCCAACAAGGTGAGCGAGGCCACGGCAGCGGGCCTCGTGCCGATCCTCTGCCTGGATCTGCCCTATGCCCGCGCCCAGATCGGGGCGGTGGCCGATGCCGATGCCGATCGCCTGCTGATCGGCTACGGGCCGGAGGAGGCCATCGGCATCCAGGTGGCCCAGGCCCCGGAGCTGGCGGCAGCGGCGGTGCGGGAGATCGGCGTCCTGCTGCCGGGGCGGCCGCTTCTCTACGGCGGCTCCGTGGACGCTGGCAGCGCGGCAGTCTACCTGGGCCTGCCCGGGGTGTCCGGGGTGATGGTCGGCTCGGCCAGTCTGGACCCCGAAGGCTTTGCCGCCATCTGTGCCGCTGCCGGCCGCTGAGCCGCCGTTCTCCCTTGCGGCGGGCATGGATGGAAGCCGGCGGCCCAGGGACCGGTCGTCCCGCTGGCTGGTGGGTGTCCCGCCGGAAAAGTCCTTGAATTCTGGTGGTCTCATCACTAGAATTCTCGCATGTATCATCCCCGCCTTCTCACAGACCGTCTGCTGCGCCTTTCCTCGGTCTTCCCGGTAGTGGTCATCACCGGGGCACGGCAGGTGGGCAAGAGCACGCTCCTGGCCCATACCCTTGGCCAACAAATGAACACCGTGGTCTTCGACCCGGTGCTGGACGTGGAGAATGCCCGCCAGGATCCGGAGCTGTTCCTGGACAACCGGCCGCCACCGATCATCCTGGACGAGATCCAGTACGCCCCGGAGCTCATTCCAGCCATCAAGCGCCGGGTGGACCGGCAGCGCCTGCCAGGGCAGTATATCCTCACCGGCTCCCAGCAGTGGGGGGGGCTGCGCAGCGTGGCCGAAAGCCTGGCCGGCCGGGCGGTGTTCCTGGATCTCGAAGGCTTCTGTCTGGCCGAGATGGTGCCGCAGACCCGGGGGGGCAGCTGGCTCGACCGCTGGCTGGCCGATCCGGCGGCCCTGCTGGCGGCCCGGCCCGGCCGGCTGGCGGTGCCGGGCACCCTGTACGAGACCCTGTGGCGGGGCTTTCTCCCCGAGGCCCGCTTCATCCCCCTGGACACGGTCCCCGATTTCCACGCCGCCTACCAGCGCACCTACATCGAGCGGGACGTGCGGCTCCTGGCCGAGGTGTCGGACTGGCATCTTTTCGGCCGCTTCCTCCGTCTGGCCGCAGCCTTGACCGGCCAGGAGATCAACCACAGCCATCTCGGCCGGGAGCTGGGCCTCACCCCCCAGACCGTCAAGCGCTGGCTGGATATCCTCATGGCCACCTTCCAGTGGCACGAGGTGCCGGCCTTTTTCGGCAATGCCGTCAAGAAGGTCAGCGGCAAGCCGAAGGGCTATCTGGCCGACACCGGCTTGGCTTGCGCGGCCCAGGCGGTGTCGTCACCGGTGGCCCTCGGCGGCCATCCCCTCCTGGGCGCTCTCTTCGAGACCGCGGTGGTGGCGGAGCTGCGCAAGCAGTGCTCCCTGGTCTCGCCCCGGCCCCTTCTCTGCCACTGGCGGGCCTATGGCGGCGCCGAGGTGGACATCCTCATCGAGCGGGACGGCCGGTACTTTCCCGTCGAGATCAAGGCCAAGACCAATCCCGGCCGGCGGGACGTGGCCGGCATCAGCGCCTTCCGCAAGCGCTACCCGGAGCTGGCCGTGGCCGCCGGCCTGGTGCTGGCACCGGTCGCCGCGCCCCTGCGGCTCTCCGAGCAGGACTATGCGCTGCCATGGGACCTGGCCATGCCGGAGGCGTGATCCTTGCAAGGATGCCTTGGGTCGGCCCTGCGTTTGACTTTTCCGGACAGTGTCAGAAGAGGAGCACCGAGACAGCGGCACCCGCCAGCACAACCGGCAGGGGGTCGGCCTTTCTGAGCAACCCGGCAAGGCCGGCGGCAAAGAGGAGCACCCGCGCCATGTCCCAGGGAACGGCTGCCGCGAATTGCGCGGTGACAAAGAAGAGGAGCCCCACGAACGAGGCGAGCATCCCCCTCGTGGCGCGGAGAAGCCAGGTCGAAGCCTTCAGCCGGTCGAAAAAGGGGACAGCCGCGACCAGGACC contains:
- a CDS encoding triose-phosphate isomerase family protein; its protein translation is MIRYVLANWKSNLDTTQARSWLATFRRCHRPDPRVQVLVAPSFVGLSPLWQALQEEPIPHLSLAVQDLSPFPLGAYTGAVAAALVRGLATHAMVGHSERRRHFHETPQEIANKVSEATAAGLVPILCLDLPYARAQIGAVADADADRLLIGYGPEEAIGIQVAQAPELAAAAVREIGVLLPGRPLLYGGSVDAGSAAVYLGLPGVSGVMVGSASLDPEGFAAICAAAGR
- a CDS encoding ATP-binding protein; protein product: MYHPRLLTDRLLRLSSVFPVVVITGARQVGKSTLLAHTLGQQMNTVVFDPVLDVENARQDPELFLDNRPPPIILDEIQYAPELIPAIKRRVDRQRLPGQYILTGSQQWGGLRSVAESLAGRAVFLDLEGFCLAEMVPQTRGGSWLDRWLADPAALLAARPGRLAVPGTLYETLWRGFLPEARFIPLDTVPDFHAAYQRTYIERDVRLLAEVSDWHLFGRFLRLAAALTGQEINHSHLGRELGLTPQTVKRWLDILMATFQWHEVPAFFGNAVKKVSGKPKGYLADTGLACAAQAVSSPVALGGHPLLGALFETAVVAELRKQCSLVSPRPLLCHWRAYGGAEVDILIERDGRYFPVEIKAKTNPGRRDVAGISAFRKRYPELAVAAGLVLAPVAAPLRLSEQDYALPWDLAMPEA